The Miscanthus floridulus cultivar M001 chromosome 7, ASM1932011v1, whole genome shotgun sequence genome includes a region encoding these proteins:
- the LOC136464781 gene encoding actin-related protein 2/3 complex subunit 1B-like, producing MAAAAIHQFAECITCHAWSPDQSMIAFCPNNHEVHIYKFFTDKWEKLHVLSKHDQIVSGIDWSKSSNKIVTVSHDRNSYVWTQEGSDWVPTLVILKLNRAALCVQWSPKENKFAVGSGAKSVCVCYYEQENNWWISKVIRKRHESSVTSLAWHPNNIYLATTSTDGKCRVFSTFIKGVDKRGSQSSTSTDSKFGEQIAQLDLSSTWVFGVRWSPSGKTLAYAGHNSMVYFIDEVESSPAAQNLALRDLPLRDVLFVSERTLIGVGFDCNPMIFAADDTGLWSFIRFLDERKAAPSASKASQLSEALGKLYGQSKQGTSSDTVEPSKPRGGAHENCITCIVPLIKGSDGTIKRFSTSGLDGKIVVWDLENHVSIAK from the exons atggcggcggcggcgatccaCCAGTTCGCCGAGTGCATCACCTGCCACGCCTGGAGCCCCGACCAGTCGA TGATTGCCTTTTGTCCAAACAACCATGAAGTACATATCTACAAATTCTTCACAGATAAGTGGGAGAAACTTCATGTTCTGTCAAAG CATGATCAAATAGTTTCGGGAATAGACTGGAGTAAATCATCCAACAAAATTGTAACAGTTTCACATGATAGAAATTC ATATGTTTGGACACAAGAAGGATCTGATTGGGTACCTACCCTGGTTATTCTAAAGTTAAATCGTGCAGCTTTATGTGTTCAGTGGAGCCCAAAAG AAAACAAGTTCGCCGTGGGAAGTGGTGCCAAATCTGTGTGTGTTTGCTACTATGAACAAGAAAACAACTG GTGGATTAGCAAGGTTATCAGGAAAAGGCATGAATCTTCTGTCACTAGTCTTGCATGGCATCCAAACAAT ATATATCTTGCAACAACGTCTACGGATGGTAAATGCAGAGTGTTCTCTACTTTTATCAAGGGTGTAGACAAAAG GGGATCACAATCGAGCACTTCAACTGATTCAAAATTCGGAGAG CAAATTGCTCAGCTTGATCTATCATCTACTTGGGTATTTGGTGTAAGGTGGTCACCAAGTGGGAAGACATTGGCCTATGCAG GGCACAACTCCATGGTTTATTTCATCGACGAAGTCGAATCGTCTCCTGCAGCACAAAATTTGGCGCTGCGTGATCTGCCTCTCCGTGAT GTTCTTTTTGTCTCTGAGCGCACATTGATTGGTGTCGGATTTGACTGCAATCCTATGATCTTTGCTGCTGATGATACTGGGCTTTG GAGTTTCATAAGATTCTTGGATGAGAGGAAAGCTGCCCCATCAGCTTCAAAAGCCTCACAG CTCTCTGAAGCCCTTGGAAAGCTATATGGCCAATCAAAGCAAGGGACTAGTAGCGACACCGTTGAACCGTCAAAACCTCGTGGTGGGGCCCATGAGAATTGCATAAC GTGTATTGTACCCTTGATAAAAGGAAGCGACGGTACTATCAAACGATTCAGCACGTCAG GATTGGACGGTAAAATCGTGGTATGGGATTTGGAAAATCACGTCAGTATTGCAAAATAG